The Triticum dicoccoides isolate Atlit2015 ecotype Zavitan chromosome 6A, WEW_v2.0, whole genome shotgun sequence genome has a window encoding:
- the LOC119315410 gene encoding monothiol glutaredoxin-S9-like, which yields MYQVIPYSADRLPACPRRSEQAEAEGAAGQESGLAARRRGGEGRRQGGGEEGAVLPYQLSFPAELAAAVAGNAGGKAVVALPAVFVGGRILGGLDWLMAVHISGELVPILKDAGALWL from the exons ATGTACCAAGTGATCCCCTACAGCGCCGACCGGCTGCCGGCGTGCCCGCGGCGGTCCGAGCAGGCCGAGGCCGAGGGCGCGGCCGGACAGGAGAGCGGGCTCGCGGCTCGACGACGCGGCGGCGAGGGACGACGGCAGGGAGGTGGTGAGGAGGGCG CAGTTCTTCCATACCAACTTAGCTTCCCGGCCGAGCTCGCCGCGGCGGTGGCCGGGAACGCTGGAGGCAAGGCTGTCGTCGCGCTGCCGGCGGTCTTCGTCGGTGGGAGGATCCTCGGTGGGCTCGATTGGCTCATGGCCGTGCACATCTCCGGCGAGCTCGTGCCCATACTCAAGGACGCCGGCGCGCTCTGGCTCTGA